The sequence CAGGCGCTCGACTTCCTGCGCCCAGGGGACGGCTTCGAGCCCCGTCGGCACGCGGCCGCCGTTGATGTGAACTTCCCACACTTCGCGGCCGTCGCGCATCACGCGGCGTGGGTCGATATTGACCACGATGCACTGGCTGCCAAAGCGGCGGGCCGCCTGGCGGACGAACTCGGGATCGCGCGGGGCGGCCGAGTTGATCGAGACCTTGTCGCTGCCGGCGTTCAGCAGTTCGCGAATATCGTCGAGCGTGCGGATGCCGCCGCCGACGCAGAGAGGCATGAAGATCACCTCGGCCGTGCGGCGCACGACGTCGAGCATGATGGCGCGACCTTCGTGGCTGGCGCAGATGTCGAGAAAGACGAGCTCGTCGGCCCCCTCGGCCTCGTAGCGCGCGGCCACCTCGACCGGATCGCCGGCGTCGCGCAGATGGACGAAATTGGTCCCTTTGACGACGCGACCGCGGTCGACGTCGAGGCAGGGAATGACCCGCTTGGCAAGCATTTGCCT comes from Pirellulales bacterium and encodes:
- the hisF gene encoding imidazole glycerol phosphate synthase subunit HisF encodes the protein MLAKRVIPCLDVDRGRVVKGTNFVHLRDAGDPVEVAARYEAEGADELVFLDICASHEGRAIMLDVVRRTAEVIFMPLCVGGGIRTLDDIRELLNAGSDKVSINSAAPRDPEFVRQAARRFGSQCIVVNIDPRRVMRDGREVWEVHINGGRVPTGLEAVPWAQEVERLGAGEIVLTSMDADGTKNGYDLEITAAVSKAVSIPVVASGGAGKPEHLADAIQIGHADAALAASIFHYGEYTIQETKRILHERGIPVRRSA